The following proteins are encoded in a genomic region of Sparus aurata chromosome 23, fSpaAur1.1, whole genome shotgun sequence:
- the LOC115575916 gene encoding cytokine receptor-like factor 3, with product MSVEVDALLQEAKESIEAAQNYRSELQQRLHGLNQARKQVRGSSGQAREALRRHFAELQAAASRLLTERLTSLLAEVDTIEADSVKPLDDCQSLIEHGVGQADELLREGEAALRCGLGEKEDKLGSFTKKAMHIQLDSLPEVPALVDVPSVSAQLDDSLLGLLRERVSRHGSVSSHPPVQIEELQERPGGILVRWCKVDEDYAAADYRLQYRRSGSGGSQYEDAYIGRDCEFLVLHLDPHTDYLFRVCARGEGRTEWSPWSVPQTGYTTLAPHEWCPGTEGYILSSRRNIALRNDSSQSRCPVLYSNAPTYFCGQTLTFKISATSQMDRRDSLGVCVDSPKGAESLQRDQAVCISTNGAVFVNGKEMTNQLPAIMLGSAITFDMEVVNLFPISNNNLSEGGNFKLRVTIGSGNREVVFDWLVDQAVDCLFFGCSFVHSGWKVLVY from the exons ATGTCTGTGGAGGTGGACGCGTTGCTGCAGGAGGCGAAGGAAAGCATCGAGGCGGCCCAGAACTACCgcagtgagctgcagcagcgCCTGCATGGCCTCAACCAGGCGCGCAAACAG GTGCGTGGCAGCTCGGGTCAGGCCCGCGAGGCTCTCCGGCGGCACTTTGCAGAGCTGCAGGCAGCAGCAAGTCGGCTGCTGACGGAGCGATTGACCTCTCTGCTGGCCGAGGTCGACACCATCGAGGCGGACAGCGTCAAACCGCTCGATGACTGCCAGAGTCTCATCGAGCACGGGGTGGGCCAGGCCGACGAGCTGCTGAGAGAGG GGGAAGCAGCTCTGCGTTGTGGTCTCGGGGAGAAGGAGGACAAGCTGGGCAGCTTCACCAAGAAGGCCATGCACATCCAGCTGGACAG tCTTCCAGAGGTACCAGCGTTGGTGGACGTGCCGAGTGTTTCGGCCCAGCTGGACGACTCCCTGCTGGGCCTCCTGAGGGAGCGAGTGTCGCGCCACGGCTCCGTCTCCTCACACCCGCCCGTCCAGATCgaagagctgcaggagagacCGGGCGGCATCCTGGTCCGCTGGTGTAAG gtggATGAGGACTACGCAGCGGCAGATTACCGGCTGCAGTACCGGCGGTCTGGCAGCGGGGGGAGCCAGTACGAGGACGCCTACATCGGTCGGGACTGTGAGTTCCTGGTTCTCCACCTGGACCCTCACACTGATTACCTGTTCAGGGTCTGCGCCCGCGGGGAGGGTCGCACTGAGTGGAGCCCCTGGAGCGTCCCGCAGACAGGATACACCACCCTCGCACCGCACG AGTGGTGTCCGGGCACTGAGGGCTACatcctgagcagcaggaggaacatCGCTCTGCGTAACGACTCCTCCCAGTCGCGCTGCCCCGTCCTTTACTCCAACGCACCCACGTACTTCTGTGGCCAGACGCTGACCTTCAA GATTTCTGCAACGAGTCAGATGGATCGCAGGGACAGTCTGGGAGTGTGTGTCGACAGCCCGAAGGGGGCGGAGTCACTTCAGAGAGACCAGGCCGTCTGCATTTCCACCAACG GTGCCGTGTTCGTCAACGGCAAAGAGATGACCAACCAGCTTCCCGCCATCATGCTGGGCTCCGCCATCACCTTCGACATGGAGGTGGTGAACCTGTTCCCcatcagcaacaacaacctgAGCGAGGGCGGCAACTTCAAGCTGCGGGTGACCATCGGCTCAGGGAACCGGGAGGTGGTGTTCGACTGGCTGGTGGACCAGGCGGTGGACTGCCTCTTCTTCGGCTGCTCGTTCGTCCACTCCGGCTGGAAGGTGCTCGTGTATTAA
- the LOC115575920 gene encoding mpv17-like protein, which yields MRRAVLKEAAKRFPWLANVTLYGCLFAGGDLVHQLIAQKERIDWRHTRNVAIVAISFHGNFNYFWLRALERRFPGKCPGMVFRKLLLDQSFASPLATSVFYTGVSYLEGKEDIFEDWREKFFNTWKTGLMYWPFMQFLNFVLMPLYMRTAFMGCCAFLWATFLCFSRQSGDGTAGVALAFVMDPRKTLEEMRQARLARKKQKIQREN from the exons ATGAGAAGAGCTGTGCTGAAAGAAGCCGCAAAACGCTTCCCCTGGCTGGCCAATGTCACTCTGTACGGGTGCTTATTCGCCGGCGGTGACCTTGTCCATCAGCTCATCGCTCAGAAAGAGCGCATTGACTGGAGACACACTCGCAACGTGGCCATCGTGGCAATCAGCTTCCATGGAAACTTTAATTACTTTTGGCTGCGAGCCCTGGAGAGGCGGTTCCCCGGAAAGTGCCCCGGGATGGTTTTCCGCAAACTGCTGCTGGACCAAAGCTTTGCGTCGCCTTTGGCCACCAGTGTCTTCTACACAG GGGTGAGCTACTTGGAGGGAAAGGAGGACATCTTTGAAGACTGGAGAGAGAAGTTCTTCAACACCTGGAAG ACTGGACTCATGTACTGGCCATTCATGCAG TTTCTGAACTTCGTCCTGATGCCGCTCTACATGAGAACGGCCTTCATGGGCTGCTGCGCCTTCCTCTGGGCCACCTTCCTGTGCTTCTCACGGCAGAGCGGCGACGGCACGGCCGGAGTGGCTCTGGCCTTCGTCATGGACCCTCGCAAGACCCTGGAGGAGATGCGCCAGGCCCGACTGGCCCGGAAGAAGCAAAAGATCCAGAGGGAAAACTAA
- the LOC115575917 gene encoding nuclear distribution protein nudE homolog 1-like has product MGDPEPPEFGSLEEELEYWKEQAAQHQQSAEEAQEELQEFQQMSRDYEVELETELKQCETRNRELVAANNRLRMEVENYKEKYETQHSEAYRQISTLEGDLAETTAVRDQLHKYIRELEQANDDLERTKRATIMSLEDFEQRMNQVIERNAFLESELDEKENLLESVQRLKDEARDLRQELAVQQKQQVQERKPSLSSAVKEPSSSSSPSSSTSSSMAGLPTPPLTPPDKRVEDKTTSSSSNQPAPSVSTPSRPPAAAESFSTPLPSISRGESLSGTPLTTSARISALNIVGELLRKVGNLESKLASCREYVNEQKPNRRGHAGGQGAASGQNSSSETHPTNGLYNKGLVKRLDFGAGPKLLL; this is encoded by the exons ATGGGGGATCCGGAGCCTCCAGAGTTTGGGTCCCTGGAGGAAGAGCTGGAGTACTGGAAGGAGCAGGCTGCCCAGCACCAGCAGAG tgcgGAGGAAGcccaggaggagctgcaggagttcCAGCAGATGAGTCGGGACTACGAGGTGGAGCTGGAGACGGAGCTGAAACAGTGCGAGACGCGAAACCGAGAGCTGGTCGCAGCAAACAACCGCCTCAGGATGGAAGTGGAAAACTACAAG GAGAAGTATGAGACGCAGCACTCTGAGGCCTACCGACAGATCTCCACCCTGGAGGGAGACCTGGCTGAGACCACGGCCGTCAGAGACCAGCTTCACAAATACATCAGAGAGCTGGAGCAGGCCAACGACGACCTGGAGAGGACAAAGAG ggcGACCATCATGTCGCTGGAGGACTTCGAGCAGAGGATGAACCAGGTGATCGAGAGGAACGCCTTCCTGGAGAGCGAGCTGGACGAGAAGGAGAATCTGCTGGAGTCCGTCCAGAGGCTGAAGGACGAGGCCAGAG ACCTGAGGCAGGAGCTCGCGgtgcagcagaaacagcagGTACAGGAGAGGAAGCCGTCTCTCAGCAGTGCCGTCAAAgagccttcctcctcctcctctccctcctcctccacctcctcatccaTGGCTGGGCTGCCCACCCCACCCCTCACCCCTCCTGACAAAAGAGTGGAGGACAAAACCACGTCGTCCTCCTCCAACCAGCCCGCTCCGTCAGTCAGCACGCCGTCCAGACCTCCAGCCGCCGCAGAGTCCTTCAGCACCCCGCTGCCCTCCATCAGCAGAG GTGAAAGCCTCTCGGGGACACCTCTCACCACGTCGGCGAGAATCTCGGCTCTGAACATCGTCGGAGAGCTGCTGAGGAAAGTCGGG AACCTGGAGTCGAAGCTGGCGTCGTGTCGGGAGTACGTCAACGAGCAGAAGCCGAACCGCAGAGGTCACGCTGGAGGACAGGGCGCGGCGTCGGGCCAGAACAGCTCCTCAGAGACTCATCCTACCAACGGCCTCTACAACAAGGG GCTGGTGAAGAGGTTAGACTTCGGAGCGGGAcccaaactgctgctgtga